ACAGGAATGCAGTGTGCCGCGGTGTAATGTCCTATAGTGCAGAATCACAGTGTAACGTCAACATGACATTTACGCGGAGCTGGGCTGATGGAGTCGCTCCTCTAAACCAAGCATATTAAAAGGTGTAGTAATTTGAAAGGATTCATAAGAATTCATACTTTTAAAAGGTACTTTATTAGTAAggaattatttaattatttattattatttcttaTTCCTTGCTTATTGCTTTAAATTGAAGCTTTTTGCTTATTGACGATTTCAAAGTAAGTACACGATGCTTTGTTCTATGTTCATTTTAATCGCTTTTGTTCAACTAACCTGTATCTGCAGACATTCATAACATTTTCTTACGtatcctttctttttgtgaCTCGTCGTTGAACTTTCAATCGGATTCTTTAGTTTTCTGCTTTTCTGCGAACTTAATCTACAAATTGCCATTTGAAACTTTCGAGCATCACTGGGATTGGTATCGTTGTGAAAAATTATATGTCTAATACTTTCAAACATTGCTAAAATCAATATAATAATTCTTGAAATCCCCGAAATTAGAAGGATTTTTATCACATATTCGATTATACTTCTATCATTTGAATTATTCTCTCTGACTAACATTTAAAACATTGTGGCCTGTTGTATGCTATCAAGGATCAGATACATTCATTGCAAGTTAGACAGCGatcaattattttgaaaaattaaaaaatcatttctCTCAATCATAATTGAATCCCCCTGAACTTTGTTGTAGGAACAGATATCTCTTACCAAAGAAGTTCCACCAAACGTTCCTCTCATTTctcttttgcttttaaagcttagtttcattaaaatatgTCTGTAGatgaaaatcaattggAGAATGGACAACTTCTATCCTCCGAAAATGAGGCATCATCACCTTTTAAAGAGTCTATCCCTTCTCGCTCTTCCCTCTACTTAATAGCTCTTACAGTTTCACTTTTGGGAGTTCAATTGACTTGGTCGGTTGAACTTGGTTATGGTACACCGTATTTATTCTCACTTGGTCTTCGTAAAGAATGGACTTCAATTATATGGATTGCCGGTCCTTTGACTGGAATATTAATTCAGCCAATTGCTGGTATATTGTCCGACCGGGTTAATTCAAGAATAGGTCGGCGGAGACCGTTCATGCTCTGTGCTAGTTTGTTAGGAACATTCAGCTTATTCCTTATGGGCTGGGCCCCTGATATTTGCCTCTTTATATTTAGCAATGAGGTTCTAATGAAACGTGTTACTATCGTTTTGGCTACGATTAGCATTTATTTGCTTGACGTGGCCGTCAATGTCGGTATGTGAATTTAGGGATTTAGTTTTCAGAGTAGTAGTTCATACAAATGACTAACTTTATAACTAGTAATGGCTAGCACTCGATCTTTAATTGTTGATTCAGTCCGTTCAGATCAACAGCATGAAGCAAATTCCTGGGCTGGAAGAATGATAGGTGTAGGCAATGTGCTTGGGTACTTACTAGGCTATTTACCTCTATATCGCATCTTCTCCTTTCTCAATTTCACACAGTTACAGGTGTTTTGCGTACTTGCCTCCATTTCCTTGGTACTCACAGTTACCATCACAACAATATTTGTGAGTGAAAGGAGATTCCCACCAGTTGAACACGAGAAATCGGTTGCTGGAGAaatctttgaattttttacaacTATGCGACAAAGTATTACCGCACTTCCATTTacattaaaaagaatttgttttgttcaattttttgcatactTTGGATGGTTtccatttttgttttatattaCTACCTATGTGggtattttatatttacgCCATGCTCCTAAAGGCCATGAAGAAGATTGGGACATGGCGACTCGTCAAGGGTCGTTCGCATTACTGCTTTTTGCTATCATTTCTCTTGCCGCAAATACAGCACTTCCATTGTTGCTCGAGGACACGGAGGATGATGAGGAGGACGAATCGAGTGATGCATCTAATAATGAATACAACATTCAAGAAAGAAACGATCTCGGAAATATAAGAACTGGTACTAATACACCCCGTCTTGGTAATTTGAGCGAAACAACTTCTTTCCGTTCGGAAAATGAGCCCTCACGACGCAGGCTTTTACCGTCTAGTAGATCAATTATGACAACGATATCCTCCAAGGTACAAATCAAAGGACTTACTCTTCCTATTCTGTGGTTGAGCTCCCATGTCCTTTTTGGTGTTTGTATGTTGAGCACGATATTCTTGCAAACATCAT
This portion of the Schizosaccharomyces pombe strain 972h- genome assembly, chromosome: I genome encodes:
- the sut1 gene encoding plasma membrane sucrose/maltose:proton symporter Sut1 translates to MSVDENQLENGQLLSSENEASSPFKESIPSRSSLYLIALTVSLLGVQLTWSVELGYGTPYLFSLGLRKEWTSIIWIAGPLTGILIQPIAGILSDRVNSRIGRRRPFMLCASLLGTFSLFLMGWAPDICLFIFSNEVLMKRVTIVLATISIYLLDVAVNVVMASTRSLIVDSVRSDQQHEANSWAGRMIGVGNVLGYLLGYLPLYRIFSFLNFTQLQVFCVLASISLVLTVTITTIFVSERRFPPVEHEKSVAGEIFEFFTTMRQSITALPFTLKRICFVQFFAYFGWFPFLFYITTYVGILYLRHAPKGHEEDWDMATRQGSFALLLFAIISLAANTALPLLLEDTEDDEEDESSDASNNEYNIQERNDLGNIRTGTNTPRLGNLSETTSFRSENEPSRRRLLPSSRSIMTTISSKVQIKGLTLPILWLSSHVLFGVCMLSTIFLQTSWQAQAMVAICGLSWACTLWIPYSLFSSEIGKLGLRESSGKMIGVHNVFISAPQVLSTIIATIVFIQSEGSHRDIADNSIAWVLRIGGISAFLAAYQCRHLLPINF